In the genome of Vicia villosa cultivar HV-30 ecotype Madison, WI linkage group LG7, Vvil1.0, whole genome shotgun sequence, one region contains:
- the LOC131616018 gene encoding protein ACCELERATED CELL DEATH 6-like, whose product MINSEKETELENEPTEVAHVIEKCCKFDNQINLISNAYHLVHGGPKKLLDESSNLTEIETPMQNSLLHIAALNGNEDIVPFIIERAPKLLFKFNKNQDSVLHVAARSGCISTIKKLFEGYTNFKRHDIKIAWFNYNKNVDLEVAYDDKSNMEDLLTFVQLKNDQGNTMFHEAMLCDKRNIDGDTIFQVCELFKTEDSSKKSLSNSCYDYALNTVNHEKKTVLYLAVENGKKDVVEVILEKCHKNDDKPEGLSPFIAAIMFHNEEILRIIIKNKPTWIHSMDKHDRFPLHYAASIGYLEGVDLLLELCKCCTIKRDKYGYFPVHLASYGGHVEVVKKLLQYCPDPTEMLDTSHERNILHIAAKHEKYELVCYILQSEIPELHKLINQQDKNGDTALHLAARSLHPTIVYYLVNQNNKKVDLDLVNNNKETAFDIVSSLYLVDRSSLRQHLTWTALKSVGAKQSSKKATLPIESKPRNTDEGKEKEKSTEIYKDRLENLTIVSTLIVTTSVAACLAVPGEAEGEAHNLKHAMFQVFVIFITISLFSSISATVMLFWATLGLNELVTFTLRIVMPLLGIALVSLSLAFMAGLYTVISKLCWLANVFLIMTVIFIIIVVFLYTLLFLPSSSTIKPLRYISHYPFVFLASRTKSKSDQDINPWG is encoded by the exons ATGATTAATAGCGAAAAGGAAACTGAACTTGAAAATGAACCCACTGAAGTCGCTCATGTCATTGAAAAATGTTGCAAATTTGATAATCAAATTAATTTGATTAGCAATGCATATCACTTGGTTCATGGAGGTCCAAAGAAATTGTTAGATGAATCTTCTAATCTAACTGAAATTGAGACCCCTATGCAAAATAGCCTGTTACACATTGCAGCTTTGAATGGTAATGAGGACATTGTTCCTTTTATAATTGAACGTGCTCCAAAACTTTTGTTTAAATTTAACAAAAACCAGGACAGTGTATTACATGTTGCTGCAAGAAGTGGATGCATCTCAACCATTAAAAAGCTCTTTGAAGGTTATACTAATTTTAAACGGCATGATATAAAAATAGCTTGGTTTAATTACAATAAAAATGTTGATTTGGAAGTTGCGTATGATGACAAGTCAAATATGGAGGATCTATTAACTTTTGTTCAATTGAAGAATGATCAAGGCAACACTATGTTTCATGAGGCAATGTTATGTGACAAGAGAAATATTGATGGGGATACGATTTTCCAAGTTTGTGAGCTTTTCAAAACAGAAGATTCGTCCAAGAAGTCATTGTCAAATAGTTGTTATGATTATGCACTAAATACTGTTAATCATGAAAAGAAAACAGTACTTTATCTTGCAGTCGAAAATGGAAAGAAGGATGTTGTTGAAGTAATATTAGAGAAGTGTCACAAGAATGATGATAAGCCAGAGGGATTATCGCCTTTTATTGCAGCAATAATGTTTCATAACGAAG AAATATTGAGGATCATAATAAAAAACAAGCCAACTTGGATCCATTCAATGGATAAACATGACAGGTTTCCTCTTCATTATGCTGCATCTATAGGTTACCTTGAAGGTGTTGATTTATTACTTGAATTGTGTAAATGTTGCACAATTAAAAGGGACAAATATGGTTATTTCCCAGTCCATCTAGCATCTTATGGAGGCCATGTGGAAGTAGTGAAGAAGTTATTACAATATTGTCCAGATCCAACAGAGATGCTTGACACTTCCCATGAGCGTAATATTCTTCACATTGCAGCAAAGCATGAAAAATATGAGTTAGTATGCTACATATTACAAAGTGAAATTCCTGAACTTCATAAGCTAATAAATCAACAAGATAAAAATGGAGATACCGCTTTGCATTTGGCCGCAAGATCATTGCATCCCACAATTGTATACTACTTAGTTAACCAAAATAACAAAAAGGTGGATCTTGATTTGGTTAACAATAACAAGGAAACAGCTTTTGACATTGTTAGTTCACTTTACCTGGTTGATAGATCGTCTTTGCGACAG CATCTTACATGGACTGCACTCAAATCTGTGGGTGCAAAGCAAAGTTCAAAGAAAGCTACACTCCCTATTGAATCTAAACCAAGAAACACTGATGAaggtaaagaaaaagaaaaatctacAGAAATATACAAGGACAGATTAGAAAACCTCACAATTGTTTCAACCCTTATAGTCACAACGTCAGTAGCCGCATGTTTAGCCGTTCCAGGTGAAGCAGAAGGTGAAGCGCATAACTTAAAACATGCAATGTTTCAAGTTTTTGTCATCTTCATCACAATATCATTGTTCAGTTCCATTAGTGCTACAGTCATGCTCTTTTGGGCAACACTTGGATTAAATGAATTGGTGACTTTCACTCTCAGGATTGTGATGCCACTTCTTGGAATCGCTCTCGTTTCATTATCTTTGGCTTTTATGGCTGGTCTATACACTGTCATCAGTAAACTTTGTTGGTTGGCCAATGTGTTTTTGATTATGACAGTGATATTTATTATCATTGTCGTTTTTCTATATACACTCCTTTTCCTTCCATCATCATCAACTATAAAGCCTTTGAGATACATTTCACACTACCCTTTTGTTTTTTTAGCATCACGTACAAAGAGTAAAAGTGATCAAGACATTAATCCTTGGGGGTAG
- the LOC131616020 gene encoding ankyrin repeat-containing protein ITN1-like has product MRNNMGLSWKVNSSEKDPELETEPSEVDRIVAKCCEFDNQINLISEAYHLVYGGPKNLLDEFSNLTQIKTPMGNTVLHLAAWSGNDDIVTLLIDRDPRLLFIVNNNLDNVLHVAARAGNTSIIKKLLNGYFSFLKLKRDMGHGEFWKIYREKYYVSGEYDPRYITRLSYFFTRGNNQGNSMLHEAMLGDKSKIDGNMIFKVCEECEIEDWEDSCYTYAIYYDNDAQKTVLYLAVENGNKDAVNLILEKCRKDDICISGLSPLVAAIMMHKPEIFKIILKHQPTLIHSKDTHYRRPLHYAASIGYFEGVDLLLGLCKRCTIQRDKYGYFPIHLASYGGHVKVVKKLLEYCPDPTEMLDTFNQRNFLHIAAKHGKHEVICYILQSKIPEYHKLINQKDKKGETPLHLAARSCHPKTVYYLVNEKNKIVNLDLVNKNNETALDIVISLYEAGKSSLRQHLTWTALKSAGAKQSSGKERIHIESTPNDSNSQKIENNKNKTQNHVEESQESEKQHKAKEIVSKRYKDRLENLTVVSTLIVTISVAACLSVPGEADGKANNLNHAMFQFFIIFITISFFSSISATVILFWATLGLTELVTLTLKIVMPVLGIALFSLSMAFMAGLYIVISKLSWLANVFLAMTVIFVIVVVLLYTLLFLPSPSTTKSLRYFSHYPLLYLASRTECKFDQGLKSWGSIGKN; this is encoded by the exons ATGAGGAACAACATGGGTTTATCATGGAAGGTGAATAGTAGTGAAAAGGATCCTGAACTTGAAACTGAACCCTCAGAAGTCGATCGGATAGTTGCAAAATGTTGCGAATTTGATAACCAAATTAATTTGATTAGTGAAGCATATCACTTAGTATATGGAGGTCCAAAGAATTTGTTAGATGAATTTTCTAATCTAACACAAATCAAGACTCCTATGGGAAACACTGTGCTACATCTTGCAGCTTGGAGTGGTAATGATGACATTGTTACTCTTTTAATTGATCGTGATCCACGACTTTTATTTATAGTTAACAATAACTTGGACAATGTCTTACATGTTGCTGCTCGAGCTGGAAACACCTCAATCATTAAAAAACTATTAAATGGTTATTTTAGTTTCCTAAAGCTTAAAAGAGATATGGGACATGGCGAATTTTGGAAAATATATCGGGAGAAATATTATGTAAGTGGGGAATACGATCCTAGATATATAACTCGACTATCATATTTTTTCACTCGGGGAAATAATCAAGGAAACAGTATGCTTCATGAAGCAATGTTAGGTGACAAGAGTAAAATTGATGGGAATATGAttttcaaagtttgtgaagaatGTGAAATAGAAGATTGGGAAGATAGTTGTTATACTTATGCAATATATTATGATAATGATGCACAGAAAACAGTACTTTACCTTGCAGTTGAAAATGGAAACAAGGATGCAGTCAACCTAATATTGGAGAAGTGTCGCAAGGATGATATTTGTATATCAGGATTATCACCCTTAGTAGCGGCAATCATGATGCATAAACCAG AAATATTCAAGATCATACTAAAACACCAACCAACTTTGATCCATTCAAAGGACACACATTATAGACGTCCTCTTCATTATGCTGCATCTATAGGTTACTTTGAAGGTGTCGATTTATTACTTGGATTATGTAAACGTTGCACAATTCAAAGGGACAAGTATGGTTATTTCCCAATTCATCTAGCATCTTATGGAGGACATGTGAAAGTAGTAAAGAAGTTGTTAGAATATTGTCCAGATCCAACAGAGATGCTTGACACATTTAATCAGCGTAATTTTCTTCACATTGCAGCAAAGCATGGAAAACACGAGGTGATATGCTACATATTACAAAGTAAAATTCCTGAATATCATAAGCTAATAAACCaaaaggataaaaaaggagaaaCTCCTTTGCATTTGGCTGCAAGATCATGTCATCCCAAAACTGTTTACTATTTAGTtaatgaaaaaaacaaaatagtgaATCTTGATTTGGTTAACAAAAACAATGAAACAGCTCTTGACATTGTTATTTCACTTTACGAGGCTGGAAAATCATCTTTGAGACAG CATCTTACATGGACTGCACTAAAATCTGCTGGTGCAAAGCAAAGTTcaggaaaagaaagaattcacATTGAATCTACACCCAATGATTCAAATTcacaaaaaatagaaaacaataaaaacaaaactCAAAACCATGTTGAAGAATCACAAGAAAGTGAAAAACAACATAAAGCAAAAGAAATTGTTTCAAAAAGATATAAGGACAGATTAGAAAACCTCACAGTTGTTTCAACCCTTATAGTTACAATTTCAGTTGCAGCATGTTTAAGTGTTCCAGGAGAAGCAGATGGAAAAGCAAATAACTTAAATCATGCAATGTTTCaatttttcattattttcatcACAATATCATTCTTTAGTTCTATTAGTGCTACTGTCATACTTTTTTGGGCAACCCTTGGATTGACTGAATTGGTGACTTTAACTCTCAAAATTGTGATGCCAGTTCTTGGAATCGCTCTTTTTTCATTATCTATGGCTTTTATGGCTGGTCTCTACATTGTCATCAGTAAACTTAGTTGGTTGGCCAATGTATTTCTGGCTATGACTGTGATATTTGTTATAGTCGTGGTTTTGTTATACACACTCCTTTTTCTTCCATCGCCATCAACTACAAAGTCCTTGAGATACTTTTCTCACTATCCCTTACTCTATTTAGCATCACGTACCGAATGTAAATTTGATCAAGGTCTTAAATCTTGGGGTAGTATAGGTAAAAATTAA